A window of the Arachis duranensis cultivar V14167 chromosome 5, aradu.V14167.gnm2.J7QH, whole genome shotgun sequence genome harbors these coding sequences:
- the LOC107488369 gene encoding uncharacterized protein LOC107488369 isoform X2, whose protein sequence is MAEEEVVAPSASPLPSDCKRKFEDLDSEPTESNPKSNPDDNNADAAVSDEGDNKRPRLDDDLASANANGHQEEQSHKPAEETVERVDLESAVTEDGEPAEPKNDSETTANEQGSGEVAEPAESRDEPAEGQEVPAEDAHEKAEGPPKETEEPAKDSAEQDATAGDKEPDSVDNASENVEIPSDKQDASPGRNQLTSATETTTRRIDVPNNKVGVLIGKAGDTIKYLQYNSGAKIQITRDADADPQAATRSVELIGSSESIDKAEKLISAVIAEADAGGSPALVARGLSPAQATMGSEQIQLQVPNEKVGLIIGRGGETIKGLQTKSGARIQLIPQHLPEGDDSKERTVQVTGDRRQIEIAQELIKEVMSQPVRASTGGYGQQGYRPPRGSGGHPQWGQRGSHFGHPTAYDYQHRGPYPSHNQSYPPAPYGNYPQHMAPRSGYGSGWEQRPHHGMQGPPPHNGGYEYYGGQGGHIDAPPSSQHPGSVPPHGAGPSPVPSMGPSPAQANYNYGQPQTHDYGHQPPYAQAGLPQQGYGQGYDDSKFENRAPSQHPYGGHMNTQPAYPQAGAQPSYGAPQQYGKPPLYGMPPQGQPPQSYGHPRAAQPGDMPYQGSTPAQSYGTNMATQQPYPYASSGPTQASYPSYGSAPAADNYSHPPPASGPVYAPPTVQPGYGQPVSQPAASYAQVAPSGYGSYPSAQQAYPDQQAPNNNAGYGYQAPQDPAYASGTATTYSAAPSGQPGYVQPAPTQIGYEQSNPQSAGYAAVQASAPAAYGKTLSPQPTYQYDSTQVYGAQR, encoded by the exons ATGGCGGAGGAAGAAGTTGTTGCACCTTCTGCCAGCCCTCTTCCCTCCGATTGCAAACGCAAGTTCGAAGATCTCGATTCTGAGCCTACCGAATCTAATCCCAAATCCAACCCTGACGATAACAACGCCGATGCCGCGGTTTCCGACGAAGGCGACAACAAGCGCCCTCGCCTTGACGACGACCTAG CTAGTGCAAATGCAAATGGGCATCAGGAGGAGCAGTCTCACAAGCCTGCGGAAGAAACAGTGGAAAGAGTTGATTTAGAGAGTGCTGTTACAGAGGATGGTGAACCTGCTGAGCCCAAGAATGATTCAGAGACGACTGCAAATGAACAAGGTTCTGGTGAAGTTGCCGAGCCAGCTGAGTCCCGGGATGAGCCAGCTGAGGGCCAGGAGGTGCCTGCTGAGGATGCACATGAAAAGGCAGAGGGACCTCCTAAAGAAACTGAAGAACCGGCTAAGGATTCAGCCGAGCAAGACGCTACCGCTGGGGATAAGGAACCGGATTCAGTTGACAATGCTTCAGAGAATGTGGAGATTCCCTCTGATAAG CAAGATGCTTCTCCTGGCCGAAATCAACTTACATCTGCCACTGAGACCACAACCCGGAGAATTGATGTTCCTAACAATAAG gttGGTGTACTTATTGGAAAGGCTGGAGATACAATAAAATACCTGCAATATAATTCTGGTGCCAAGATTCAGATCACTAGGGATGCTGATGCAGACCCTCAAGCTGCAACTAGGTCTGTGGAACTGATAGGAAGTTCGGAAAGTATAGATAAAGCAGAAAAGCTGATAAGTGCTGTGATTGCGGAG GCAGATGCTGGGGGCTCTCCTGCCCTTGTAGCTCGTGGCCTTTCTCCTGCTCAAGCTACTATGGGGTCTGAACAAATTCAGTTACAAGTTCCAAATGAAAAG GTGGGTTTAATCATAGGGAGAGGTGGGGAAACAATTAAAGGTCTGCAAACGAAATCTGGGGCACGCATCCAG TTGATACCTCAACATCTTCCAGAAGGAGATGATTCTAAAGAAAGGACTGTCCAAGTCACTGGGGATAGGAGACAAATTGAAATTGCTcaagaattgataaaagaagTCATGAGTCAG CCTGTCAGGGCATCAACTGGTGGTTATGGGCAGCAGGGCTATCGTCCACCCCGTGGATCTGGTGGCCATCCCCAGTGGGGGCAACGAGGTTCTCATTTTGGCCACCCAACAGCATATGATTATCAGCATCGTGGTCCATATCCTTCTCATAATCAGTCTTATCCTCCTGCACCGTATGGAAATTATCCTCAACATATGGCCCCTAGGAGTGGCTATGGTTCTGGTTGGGAGCAAAGGCCTCACCATGGCATGCAGGGGCCACCCCCACACAACGGTGGTTACGAGTATTATGGAGGGCAAGGGGGTCATATTGATGCTCCTCCATCCTCCCAGCACCCTGGTTCTGTCCCTCCGCATGGTGCTGGTCCTTCCCCTGTACCTTCTATGGGCCCATCCCCAGCACAAGCAAATTATAATTATGGACAGCCGCAAACCCATGATTATGGTCATCAGCCACCTTATGCACAGGCAGGGCTTCCTCAACAAGGTTATGGACAAGGATATGATGATTCCAAGTTTGAAAATCGTGCTCCTTCCCAGCATCCCTATGGAGGACACATGAACACTCAACCAGCCTACCCTCAGGCTGGGGCCCAACCTAGTTATGGTGCACCGCAGCAGTATGGCAAGCCACCATTATATGGCATGCCACCACAGGGGCAGCCTCCTCAATCTTATGGTCATCCTAGAGCTGCTCAACCAGGGGATATGCCATATCAGGGCTCTACTCCTGCCCAATCATATGGCACAAATATGGCAACGCAACAGCCATATCCGTATGCATCCTCTGGGCCAACTCAAGCATCATATCCTTCTTATGGGTCTGCTCCAGCTGCAGATAACTATAGCCACCCACCGCCTGCATCTGGCCCAGTTTATGCTCCACCCACTGTACAACCTGGTTATGGTCAGCCGGTTTCCCAGCCAGCTGCAAGTTATGCGCAAGTTGCTCCTAGTGGTTATGGGTCGTACCCTTCTGCACAGCAAGCTTACCCCGACCAGCAGGCTCCTAACAACAATGCAGGTTATGGCTACCAAGCACCCCAAGATCCTGCTTATGCCAGTGGCACTGCAACCACGTATAGTGCAGCACCAAGTGGTCAGCCAGGTTATGTTCAACCTGCACCAACTCAGATTGGCTATGAGCAGTCTAATCCTCAGTCTGCTGGTTATGCGGCTGTACAAGCGAGTGCTCCCGCTGCATATGGCAAGACATTGTCCCCTCAGCCTACTTATCAGTATGACTCCACCCAAGTGTATGGTGCACAGCGATGA
- the LOC107488369 gene encoding uncharacterized protein LOC107488369 isoform X1 has protein sequence MAEEEVVAPSASPLPSDCKRKFEDLDSEPTESNPKSNPDDNNADAAVSDEGDNKRPRLDDDLASANANGHQEEQSHKPAEETVERVDLESAVTEDGEPAEPKNDSETTANEQGSGEVAEPAESRDEPAEGQEVPAEDAHEKAEGPPKETEEPAKDSAEQDATAGDKEPDSVDNASENVEIPSDKQDASPGRNQLTSATETTTRRIDVPNNKVGVLIGKAGDTIKYLQYNSGAKIQITRDADADPQAATRSVELIGSSESIDKAEKLISAVIAEADAGGSPALVARGLSPAQATMGSEQIQLQVPNEKVGLIIGRGGETIKGLQTKSGARIQVLIPQHLPEGDDSKERTVQVTGDRRQIEIAQELIKEVMSQPVRASTGGYGQQGYRPPRGSGGHPQWGQRGSHFGHPTAYDYQHRGPYPSHNQSYPPAPYGNYPQHMAPRSGYGSGWEQRPHHGMQGPPPHNGGYEYYGGQGGHIDAPPSSQHPGSVPPHGAGPSPVPSMGPSPAQANYNYGQPQTHDYGHQPPYAQAGLPQQGYGQGYDDSKFENRAPSQHPYGGHMNTQPAYPQAGAQPSYGAPQQYGKPPLYGMPPQGQPPQSYGHPRAAQPGDMPYQGSTPAQSYGTNMATQQPYPYASSGPTQASYPSYGSAPAADNYSHPPPASGPVYAPPTVQPGYGQPVSQPAASYAQVAPSGYGSYPSAQQAYPDQQAPNNNAGYGYQAPQDPAYASGTATTYSAAPSGQPGYVQPAPTQIGYEQSNPQSAGYAAVQASAPAAYGKTLSPQPTYQYDSTQVYGAQR, from the exons ATGGCGGAGGAAGAAGTTGTTGCACCTTCTGCCAGCCCTCTTCCCTCCGATTGCAAACGCAAGTTCGAAGATCTCGATTCTGAGCCTACCGAATCTAATCCCAAATCCAACCCTGACGATAACAACGCCGATGCCGCGGTTTCCGACGAAGGCGACAACAAGCGCCCTCGCCTTGACGACGACCTAG CTAGTGCAAATGCAAATGGGCATCAGGAGGAGCAGTCTCACAAGCCTGCGGAAGAAACAGTGGAAAGAGTTGATTTAGAGAGTGCTGTTACAGAGGATGGTGAACCTGCTGAGCCCAAGAATGATTCAGAGACGACTGCAAATGAACAAGGTTCTGGTGAAGTTGCCGAGCCAGCTGAGTCCCGGGATGAGCCAGCTGAGGGCCAGGAGGTGCCTGCTGAGGATGCACATGAAAAGGCAGAGGGACCTCCTAAAGAAACTGAAGAACCGGCTAAGGATTCAGCCGAGCAAGACGCTACCGCTGGGGATAAGGAACCGGATTCAGTTGACAATGCTTCAGAGAATGTGGAGATTCCCTCTGATAAG CAAGATGCTTCTCCTGGCCGAAATCAACTTACATCTGCCACTGAGACCACAACCCGGAGAATTGATGTTCCTAACAATAAG gttGGTGTACTTATTGGAAAGGCTGGAGATACAATAAAATACCTGCAATATAATTCTGGTGCCAAGATTCAGATCACTAGGGATGCTGATGCAGACCCTCAAGCTGCAACTAGGTCTGTGGAACTGATAGGAAGTTCGGAAAGTATAGATAAAGCAGAAAAGCTGATAAGTGCTGTGATTGCGGAG GCAGATGCTGGGGGCTCTCCTGCCCTTGTAGCTCGTGGCCTTTCTCCTGCTCAAGCTACTATGGGGTCTGAACAAATTCAGTTACAAGTTCCAAATGAAAAG GTGGGTTTAATCATAGGGAGAGGTGGGGAAACAATTAAAGGTCTGCAAACGAAATCTGGGGCACGCATCCAGGTA TTGATACCTCAACATCTTCCAGAAGGAGATGATTCTAAAGAAAGGACTGTCCAAGTCACTGGGGATAGGAGACAAATTGAAATTGCTcaagaattgataaaagaagTCATGAGTCAG CCTGTCAGGGCATCAACTGGTGGTTATGGGCAGCAGGGCTATCGTCCACCCCGTGGATCTGGTGGCCATCCCCAGTGGGGGCAACGAGGTTCTCATTTTGGCCACCCAACAGCATATGATTATCAGCATCGTGGTCCATATCCTTCTCATAATCAGTCTTATCCTCCTGCACCGTATGGAAATTATCCTCAACATATGGCCCCTAGGAGTGGCTATGGTTCTGGTTGGGAGCAAAGGCCTCACCATGGCATGCAGGGGCCACCCCCACACAACGGTGGTTACGAGTATTATGGAGGGCAAGGGGGTCATATTGATGCTCCTCCATCCTCCCAGCACCCTGGTTCTGTCCCTCCGCATGGTGCTGGTCCTTCCCCTGTACCTTCTATGGGCCCATCCCCAGCACAAGCAAATTATAATTATGGACAGCCGCAAACCCATGATTATGGTCATCAGCCACCTTATGCACAGGCAGGGCTTCCTCAACAAGGTTATGGACAAGGATATGATGATTCCAAGTTTGAAAATCGTGCTCCTTCCCAGCATCCCTATGGAGGACACATGAACACTCAACCAGCCTACCCTCAGGCTGGGGCCCAACCTAGTTATGGTGCACCGCAGCAGTATGGCAAGCCACCATTATATGGCATGCCACCACAGGGGCAGCCTCCTCAATCTTATGGTCATCCTAGAGCTGCTCAACCAGGGGATATGCCATATCAGGGCTCTACTCCTGCCCAATCATATGGCACAAATATGGCAACGCAACAGCCATATCCGTATGCATCCTCTGGGCCAACTCAAGCATCATATCCTTCTTATGGGTCTGCTCCAGCTGCAGATAACTATAGCCACCCACCGCCTGCATCTGGCCCAGTTTATGCTCCACCCACTGTACAACCTGGTTATGGTCAGCCGGTTTCCCAGCCAGCTGCAAGTTATGCGCAAGTTGCTCCTAGTGGTTATGGGTCGTACCCTTCTGCACAGCAAGCTTACCCCGACCAGCAGGCTCCTAACAACAATGCAGGTTATGGCTACCAAGCACCCCAAGATCCTGCTTATGCCAGTGGCACTGCAACCACGTATAGTGCAGCACCAAGTGGTCAGCCAGGTTATGTTCAACCTGCACCAACTCAGATTGGCTATGAGCAGTCTAATCCTCAGTCTGCTGGTTATGCGGCTGTACAAGCGAGTGCTCCCGCTGCATATGGCAAGACATTGTCCCCTCAGCCTACTTATCAGTATGACTCCACCCAAGTGTATGGTGCACAGCGATGA